The Campylobacter concisus genome has a window encoding:
- the lgt gene encoding prolipoprotein diacylglyceryl transferase, translating to MEIWNDIYNHFNPVAFSLFGFSVHWYGLMYILALVLALAMAKYLVKKDDIPISNQLLDNYFFWVEIGVILGARLGWVLVYSGEVSYYLTQPWQIFNPFHNGEFIGIRGMSYHGAVVGFLLATYLFCKRYKQNLWQLLDLCAICIPFGYTFGRIGNFLNQELFGRVTDVPWAINVFGQPRHPSQLYEAFLEGLVIFVILFLYRKYKKFNGELIALYAILYTFARFICEFYREPDSGLGFIIFGLSMGQILSLIMCGLGIFVYIKLYKSFTKI from the coding sequence ATGGAAATTTGGAACGACATTTATAACCACTTTAACCCAGTCGCCTTTAGCCTCTTTGGCTTTAGCGTGCACTGGTATGGGCTTATGTATATTTTGGCCCTTGTTTTAGCACTTGCCATGGCAAAGTATCTCGTTAAAAAAGATGATATCCCTATATCAAATCAGCTTTTGGATAACTACTTTTTTTGGGTAGAGATAGGCGTTATTTTAGGCGCTAGACTTGGCTGGGTTTTAGTATATTCAGGCGAAGTAAGCTACTACTTGACACAACCTTGGCAAATTTTTAATCCATTTCATAACGGCGAATTTATAGGAATTCGTGGCATGAGCTACCACGGAGCAGTAGTTGGCTTTCTGCTTGCGACATATCTATTTTGCAAAAGGTATAAACAAAATTTATGGCAGCTACTTGATCTTTGCGCCATCTGCATACCTTTTGGCTATACATTTGGCAGGATCGGAAATTTCTTAAATCAAGAGCTTTTTGGCAGGGTTACAGACGTGCCTTGGGCGATAAACGTCTTTGGTCAGCCAAGACATCCAAGCCAGCTTTATGAAGCATTCTTAGAAGGTTTAGTTATTTTTGTCATTTTATTTTTATATAGAAAATATAAGAAATTTAATGGCGAACTCATAGCACTTTACGCCATTTTATACACATTTGCAAGATTTATTTGTGAATTTTACAGAGAGCCTGATTCTGGACTTGGATTTATTATTTTTGGTCTATCGATGGGGCAAATTTTATCACTTATTATGTGTGGGCTCGGAATTTTTGTCTATATTAAACTTTATAAGAGTTTTACGAAAATTTAA
- a CDS encoding IMPACT family protein produces the protein MQTIDRIFKAQLDIKKSNFLAFLCPISSFKSLHERLKEEHFKAVHVVWATRELNKYGQIVENQSDDGEPKGTSGQPSLNALRGAELINVGVLIVRYFGGIKLGTGGLVRAYSGAVNEAINEAIKDGGVMKFEIKDEVKFFTPFSLMSRFEHHFATKNLSEFEREFNDLGAIWSVNLNEAEFDELFKFCKEFEASEFKFLALPLGSKALFIY, from the coding sequence TTGCAGACGATTGATAGGATTTTTAAAGCCCAGCTTGATATAAAAAAGTCAAATTTCTTAGCATTTTTATGTCCGATAAGCTCGTTTAAAAGCTTGCATGAGCGCCTAAAAGAGGAGCATTTTAAGGCTGTTCACGTAGTTTGGGCGACAAGAGAGCTAAACAAATACGGACAAATAGTCGAAAATCAAAGCGATGATGGCGAGCCAAAGGGCACTAGCGGCCAGCCAAGTCTAAATGCCTTGCGAGGAGCTGAGCTAATAAACGTTGGGGTCTTGATAGTTCGCTACTTTGGCGGGATAAAGCTTGGCACTGGAGGGCTTGTAAGAGCCTACTCAGGGGCTGTGAATGAAGCGATAAACGAGGCTATAAAAGATGGTGGTGTGATGAAATTTGAGATAAAAGATGAGGTTAAATTTTTTACGCCATTTTCGTTGATGAGCCGCTTTGAGCACCACTTTGCCACTAAAAATTTAAGTGAGTTTGAAAGAGAATTTAATGACCTTGGAGCGATCTGGAGCGTAAATTTAAACGAGGCCGAGTTTGATGAGCTGTTTAAATTTTGCAAAGAATTTGAAGCAAGCGAGTTTAAATTTCTGGCCTTGCCACTTGGTAGCAAAGCGCTGTTTATTTATTAA
- the abc-f gene encoding ribosomal protection-like ABC-F family protein, whose translation MLEVRGLTQRFASSLLFEDVNLKLNRHNRYGLIGANGAGKSTFLKILSGAIEPTSGEIIIENGLKVGVLGQDQFAFENFTLKDAVLYGNKRLYDAVKEKEKLYMSEEFTDEINERLSELEMISAEEDPSYEYETRIEKILSSLGLNEFDKLMSEVENSDKVKVLLAQVLFPKPDILFLDEPTNNLDIDAIAWLENELNRHEGTLVVISHDRHFLNRVCTNILDVDFKKIREFSGNYDDWYMAANLIAKQHEMERDKKLKEKEELEKFIARFSANASKAKQATSRAKQLEKLDIAEIAVSSRRDPSILFRANREIGNELIELKNVSKKFDDKVIFDGLNFKLEKGDKLAIIGHNGVGKSTLCKIIMGEIKPDAGEVHIGATIELGYFAQDTVNKIDGELKLYEYLQDAKNKDIDEIRKCLGRMLFSGAEQEKAVGALSGGEKHRVRLAQLMLHRPNLLVMDEPNNHLDLEAIIALGEAFYNFNGSVICVSHDRELIDAFANRILHLKGNGEVVDFKGTYEEYRANLGLEA comes from the coding sequence ATGTTAGAAGTTAGGGGACTTACTCAAAGATTTGCAAGTAGTTTGCTATTTGAGGATGTAAATTTAAAGCTAAATCGCCACAACAGATACGGACTAATCGGCGCAAATGGCGCTGGTAAATCGACATTTTTAAAAATTTTAAGTGGAGCTATCGAGCCAACTAGCGGCGAGATCATCATAGAAAATGGACTAAAGGTTGGTGTGCTTGGGCAAGATCAGTTTGCGTTTGAAAATTTCACGCTAAAAGATGCGGTGCTTTATGGTAACAAACGCCTATACGACGCTGTAAAAGAGAAAGAAAAGCTCTATATGAGCGAGGAATTTACTGATGAGATAAATGAGCGCTTAAGCGAGCTTGAGATGATAAGTGCTGAGGAGGATCCAAGCTACGAGTATGAGACTAGGATAGAAAAAATCCTAAGCTCGCTTGGTCTAAATGAATTTGACAAGCTCATGAGCGAGGTTGAAAACTCAGATAAAGTTAAGGTTTTGCTAGCTCAAGTGCTCTTTCCAAAGCCAGACATTTTATTCTTAGACGAGCCAACAAACAACCTTGATATAGACGCGATCGCGTGGCTAGAAAACGAGCTAAACCGCCACGAGGGCACGCTTGTGGTTATCAGCCACGACAGGCACTTTTTAAATAGAGTTTGCACAAACATTTTGGATGTGGATTTTAAGAAAATTCGCGAGTTTTCAGGCAACTACGATGATTGGTATATGGCTGCAAATTTGATCGCAAAGCAGCATGAGATGGAGCGTGACAAGAAGCTAAAAGAGAAAGAGGAGCTGGAGAAATTTATCGCGAGATTTTCAGCAAATGCGAGCAAGGCAAAGCAGGCGACTTCACGTGCAAAGCAGCTTGAAAAATTAGATATTGCCGAGATCGCAGTCTCAAGCAGGCGTGATCCAAGCATACTTTTTCGTGCAAACCGCGAGATAGGCAATGAGCTAATAGAGCTTAAAAATGTAAGTAAGAAATTTGATGATAAAGTGATATTTGACGGGTTAAATTTCAAGCTTGAAAAGGGCGATAAACTAGCTATCATCGGCCACAACGGCGTTGGTAAAAGCACGCTTTGTAAGATCATAATGGGCGAGATAAAGCCTGACGCAGGCGAGGTGCATATAGGTGCTACCATCGAGCTAGGATATTTTGCGCAAGATACGGTAAATAAGATAGATGGCGAGCTAAAGCTTTATGAATACTTGCAAGATGCCAAAAACAAGGACATCGACGAGATCAGAAAGTGCCTTGGCAGGATGCTCTTTAGCGGTGCTGAACAAGAAAAGGCAGTAGGCGCACTAAGCGGCGGCGAAAAACACCGAGTAAGACTAGCTCAGCTCATGCTTCACAGACCAAATTTGCTTGTCATGGACGAGCCAAATAACCACCTCGACCTCGAGGCTATCATCGCGCTTGGCGAGGCGTTTTACAACTTTAATGGCTCAGTCATCTGCGTGAGCCACGACAGGGAGCTAATAGATGCCTTTGCAAATAGAATTTTACACCTAAAAGGTAATGGCGAAGTCGTTGATTTTAAAGGCACATACGAAGAATACAGAGCAAATTTAGGACTTGAAGCATAA
- a CDS encoding fumarate reductase cytochrome b subunit, which produces MTGLIEGFLGKRSDGKKSRTPAAWDRWQSITGFILACFILCHMVFTSTILLGKDAFNAVVGFAEAKFLFGEATWWITNVIAAVIFVVFVTHAFLAMRKFPANYRQYLMFRGHKDRMKHLDTTLWWFQFLTGFALFFAASAHIIDIIFGGHITADKSAAAFHKLEIFYFALLVFMVVHAGVGMYRLYVKWVSIDGANKHEMLAKRNKAKTVVFVIYGILAVIALIADFVWISH; this is translated from the coding sequence ATGACCGGGCTTATAGAAGGTTTTTTGGGGAAACGGTCGGACGGCAAAAAAAGCCGCACACCAGCCGCTTGGGATAGATGGCAAAGTATTACAGGATTTATTCTAGCCTGTTTCATATTGTGCCATATGGTTTTTACTTCTACTATACTACTTGGCAAAGACGCATTTAACGCTGTCGTAGGATTTGCAGAGGCTAAATTTTTATTTGGTGAGGCTACTTGGTGGATCACAAATGTTATAGCTGCTGTTATCTTTGTAGTTTTTGTTACTCACGCCTTCTTGGCCATGAGAAAATTTCCTGCAAATTACAGACAGTATCTAATGTTTAGAGGCCATAAAGACCGCATGAAGCACCTTGATACCACACTTTGGTGGTTCCAGTTTTTAACAGGCTTTGCTCTATTTTTTGCAGCAAGCGCCCACATAATCGATATCATCTTTGGTGGTCACATCACAGCTGATAAGTCAGCCGCTGCTTTTCACAAACTAGAAATTTTCTACTTCGCACTACTTGTTTTCATGGTCGTTCACGCTGGCGTTGGCATGTACCGCTTGTATGTCAAGTGGGTAAGTATTGATGGCGCAAACAAACACGAAATGCTTGCTAAAAGAAATAAGGCAAAGACAGTTGTATTTGTCATTTATGGCATACTTGCTGTGATTGCGCTAATCGCCGATTTCGTGTGGATCAGCCATTAA
- a CDS encoding anaerobic C4-dicarboxylate transporter, producing MDIMLILQIIVLFGGIYLGVKLGGMGVGYAGGLGVVILALLGMKVDMKDIPMDVILIIASVISAITALQVAGGLDYLVQVATKILRKNPKQINFLAPIVTYFLTILAGTGHTAFSMIPVIVEVAKTQNIKPSAPLALSVVSSQVAITASPISAAFVAMSGLCEKLGVSYPVLLFICISTTFVAMIITAFIINKFYDLDLSKDPIYQDRLAKGLVAEVKDVEYHEPKPYAKRSVAIFAVGVLIVVCYALCISKSLNLVEKPILSRDAAIISFMLTIGFTIAVACKVETGKLLSTSTFQSGMNACICVVGIAWLGTTFVNGHLDAIKEVAKDFVTQYPFILAVALYFLSCLLYSQAATTKVMMPAVAAALGMTSPENSGQIWILVASFAAVSGLFVLPTYPTTLGAIAMDDTGTTRVGKFVFNHSFFIPGTIMVALSVILGFIVAPVLI from the coding sequence ATGGATATAATGCTGATTTTACAGATTATAGTCCTATTTGGCGGCATCTATCTTGGTGTCAAACTAGGTGGTATGGGCGTTGGCTACGCAGGTGGTCTTGGCGTTGTGATACTCGCTTTACTTGGTATGAAAGTCGATATGAAAGACATCCCTATGGATGTTATCTTGATCATCGCTTCAGTTATCTCAGCGATCACAGCTTTGCAAGTTGCGGGCGGACTTGATTATTTAGTTCAAGTAGCAACAAAAATTTTACGCAAGAATCCAAAACAGATCAACTTTCTTGCTCCGATAGTTACTTACTTTTTAACTATCCTTGCAGGTACTGGACACACTGCGTTTTCTATGATCCCTGTTATCGTTGAGGTTGCAAAAACTCAAAACATCAAACCTTCAGCTCCACTTGCGCTTTCAGTTGTCTCTTCTCAAGTGGCGATCACTGCAAGCCCTATCTCTGCTGCGTTTGTTGCTATGAGCGGTCTATGTGAAAAGCTAGGTGTTAGCTATCCAGTGTTGCTATTTATTTGTATATCAACTACATTTGTTGCGATGATTATCACTGCGTTTATTATCAATAAATTTTACGATCTTGACCTTTCAAAAGATCCTATCTACCAAGATAGACTTGCAAAAGGTTTGGTTGCAGAGGTTAAGGATGTCGAGTATCACGAGCCAAAACCATACGCAAAAAGATCAGTTGCTATCTTTGCAGTTGGTGTTTTGATCGTTGTTTGTTATGCACTATGCATTTCAAAGAGCTTAAATTTAGTAGAAAAACCTATCCTTTCAAGAGATGCAGCTATCATTAGCTTTATGCTAACTATCGGCTTTACAATAGCAGTAGCTTGCAAAGTTGAGACAGGCAAACTTCTATCAACTAGCACTTTCCAAAGCGGTATGAATGCGTGCATCTGCGTTGTTGGTATCGCATGGCTTGGTACAACATTTGTTAATGGACACCTTGACGCTATCAAAGAGGTTGCAAAAGACTTCGTTACTCAGTATCCATTTATACTAGCTGTTGCACTTTATTTCTTAAGCTGCTTGCTATACTCACAAGCTGCTACAACAAAGGTTATGATGCCTGCTGTTGCTGCTGCTCTTGGTATGACTAGCCCTGAAAATTCAGGTCAAATTTGGATCCTTGTAGCTTCATTTGCTGCAGTTTCTGGTCTATTTGTATTGCCAACATATCCTACAACACTAGGTGCGATAGCGATGGACGATACAGGAACTACAAGAGTTGGTAAATTTGTATTTAACCACTCATTCTTCATCCCAGGAACTATAATGGTTGCATTGTCAGTTATCCTTGGATTTATAGTAGCTCCAGTTCTTATATAA
- a CDS encoding glucose-6-phosphate isomerase: MIETSFKFNFASSEVIDSYAKRINDEYESGEIGYYHLPALGQNLLGETREYEKGLAHIKNVVLVGIGGSSLGVKALKSMLDGTKGIKRELLFLDNVDPCSYKSTLSGVKFDETLFIISSKSGNTIETITIFKCLLDDFKPQNLGKNFLIITDPGTNLENFAKENGIKFFNIPKNVGGRFSVLSAIGLVPLGICGYDIKALLDGALACKKQYIEQKDSSIVAKAYHYATSRNASINVIFSYCDRFFEFNDWYVQLWAESLGKKRGYKRVGLTPVGLVGSRDQHSFLQLIMDGVKDKSVTFIKIKDHASDKTIPNLSLKGLEECDFVAGLSLNELINLQCDATAMALVQEGISVDTITLERLDEFHAGWLIFYYELLTSATGIMLGINTYDQPGVEIGKRILKTMLLK, from the coding sequence ATGATAGAGACTTCATTTAAATTTAACTTTGCAAGCAGCGAGGTCATCGACTCTTACGCCAAGCGCATAAACGACGAGTACGAAAGCGGCGAGATAGGCTACTACCACCTGCCAGCTCTTGGGCAAAATTTACTTGGCGAGACCCGGGAGTATGAAAAGGGGCTAGCTCATATCAAAAATGTAGTACTTGTTGGCATTGGTGGTAGCAGTCTTGGCGTAAAGGCGCTAAAATCAATGCTTGATGGCACAAAAGGGATAAAAAGAGAGCTTTTATTTTTAGATAACGTCGATCCTTGTAGCTACAAAAGCACGCTTAGTGGGGTTAAATTTGACGAGACGCTTTTTATAATAAGCTCAAAATCAGGCAACACGATCGAGACGATCACTATTTTTAAGTGTTTGCTTGATGACTTTAAGCCTCAAAATTTGGGCAAAAATTTCCTCATCATCACTGATCCAGGCACAAATTTAGAAAATTTTGCCAAAGAAAATGGCATTAAATTTTTTAATATCCCAAAAAATGTTGGCGGGAGATTTAGCGTGCTAAGTGCGATCGGCCTTGTGCCTCTTGGTATCTGCGGCTACGATATAAAGGCGCTTTTAGATGGCGCGCTTGCTTGCAAGAAGCAATACATCGAGCAAAAAGATAGCTCCATAGTTGCAAAAGCCTACCACTACGCTACTAGCAGAAATGCCAGCATAAATGTCATTTTTAGCTATTGTGATAGATTTTTTGAATTTAACGACTGGTACGTGCAGCTTTGGGCTGAGAGCCTTGGTAAAAAAAGAGGCTATAAAAGGGTCGGTCTTACGCCAGTTGGACTTGTCGGCAGTCGCGATCAGCACAGCTTTTTACAGCTTATCATGGACGGCGTAAAAGATAAGAGTGTGACATTTATAAAGATAAAAGATCACGCAAGCGACAAGACTATCCCAAATTTGAGCCTAAAAGGGCTTGAAGAGTGCGATTTTGTGGCGGGTCTAAGCCTAAATGAGCTTATAAATTTGCAGTGCGATGCAACGGCTATGGCGCTGGTGCAAGAGGGCATAAGTGTCGATACGATCACGCTTGAGAGGCTTGATGAGTTTCACGCTGGCTGGCTCATTTTTTACTACGAGCTACTGACCTCGGCTACTGGTATCATGCTAGGCATCAACACCTATGATCAGCCAGGCGTTGAGATAGGAAAACGTATCTTAAAAACCATGCTTTTAAAGTAG
- a CDS encoding DUF1287 domain-containing protein → MKKFLLLALFATQIFAFSASKFVNDARSQIGVTISYDPSYERLAYPMGDVDIKKGVCTDVVVRALRHQDMDLQRLIFEDMSKNFASYPKKWGLKKADKNIDHRRVINIATYLKRKGFEVSDDKFLPGDIVTWMLPGNLPHIGVISDKFYAKTPLVIHNIGSGVQEENILYSYKITGHFRLK, encoded by the coding sequence ATGAAGAAATTTCTACTTTTAGCTCTTTTTGCCACGCAAATTTTTGCCTTTTCGGCGAGCAAATTTGTAAATGACGCTAGGTCACAGATCGGCGTGACGATAAGTTACGATCCAAGCTACGAGCGGCTCGCTTACCCAATGGGCGACGTGGATATCAAAAAGGGCGTTTGCACCGACGTTGTAGTAAGGGCTTTGCGGCATCAAGATATGGATCTGCAAAGGCTCATTTTTGAAGATATGAGCAAAAATTTCGCAAGCTATCCTAAAAAATGGGGGCTTAAAAAGGCTGATAAAAACATCGATCACAGGCGTGTTATAAACATCGCTACCTATCTAAAAAGAAAAGGTTTTGAGGTGAGTGATGATAAATTTTTGCCAGGCGATATCGTCACTTGGATGCTACCAGGAAATTTGCCTCACATCGGCGTGATCTCAGATAAATTTTACGCCAAAACACCACTTGTCATCCACAATATCGGCTCTGGTGTGCAAGAAGAAAACATACTTTATAGCTACAAGATCACGGGGCACTTTAGGCTAAAGTAG
- the galU gene encoding UTP--glucose-1-phosphate uridylyltransferase GalU, translating into MIQTCLFPAAGYGTRFLPATKSLPKEMLPILTKPLIHYGVDEALEAGMDNMAFVTGRGKRALEDYFDISYELEKEIAGSQKESLLSEVRNLMSSCTFSFTRQNAMKGLGHAIYTGKTLVRDEAFGVILADDLCINENGEGVLSQMVKIYEKYRCSVVAVMEVPKEQTKSYGVVSGRFIEDDIIMVDDMVEKPDPAEAPTNLAIIGRYILTPDIFNILERTKPGKNGEIQITDALKTQAKDGMVLAYKFKGKRFDCGSIDGFVEATNFFYERSK; encoded by the coding sequence ATGATACAAACTTGCCTATTTCCAGCGGCTGGATATGGAACGAGATTTTTACCAGCTACAAAATCGCTCCCAAAAGAGATGCTACCGATCCTTACAAAACCGCTCATTCACTACGGCGTTGATGAGGCGCTTGAGGCTGGCATGGATAATATGGCCTTTGTCACAGGACGCGGAAAAAGGGCGCTTGAGGACTATTTTGACATCAGCTACGAGCTAGAAAAAGAGATTGCAGGCAGCCAAAAAGAGTCACTGCTTAGCGAAGTTAGAAATTTAATGAGCTCATGCACATTTTCATTTACTAGGCAAAATGCTATGAAAGGGCTTGGACACGCCATTTATACGGGCAAAACGCTAGTTCGAGATGAAGCATTTGGAGTTATTTTGGCAGATGATCTATGCATAAATGAAAACGGCGAGGGCGTGCTTTCGCAGATGGTTAAAATTTATGAAAAGTACCGCTGCAGCGTCGTTGCTGTGATGGAAGTGCCAAAAGAGCAGACCAAGTCTTACGGCGTCGTAAGCGGTAGGTTTATAGAAGATGATATTATAATGGTTGATGATATGGTTGAAAAGCCTGATCCTGCTGAGGCTCCGACAAATTTAGCGATAATTGGGCGCTATATCCTAACGCCAGATATTTTTAACATCTTAGAGCGAACAAAACCGGGCAAAAACGGCGAAATTCAGATCACGGACGCACTAAAAACGCAGGCAAAAGATGGCATGGTGCTAGCTTATAAATTTAAGGGCAAGAGGTTTGACTGCGGCAGCATCGATGGCTTTGTCGAGGCTACAAATTTCTTTTACGAGCGCAGTAAATGA
- a CDS encoding aspartate ammonia-lyase, whose translation MATRKEHDFIGELEISDNFYYGIQTFRATENFHMSGRILKEYPYFVKAFAQIKKAAALANKEVGVLDPKIADALAKAADRVIAGEFLDQFVVDMVQGGAGTSTNMNSNEVITNIALESLGHKKGEYQYIHPNDHTNLGQSTNDTYPSSIKVATYAKLTDLLAAMNLLKDELEKKAKEFKDIIKMGRTELEDAVPTTLGNTFNAFASYIKSDIEKITAARESMTHLNMGATAIGTGINCHPEYKNVVVKKLKEITGVDFKKADDFIAATQDTADFVHVSGALKTAAVRLSKIANDLRLMNSGPRCGLGEINLPQMQPGSSIMPGKVNPVIAEVVGEACYEVIGNDVTIMLCSERGEFELNAFEPGIAYALFNSIFILENAMKTLAEKAIKKLTANPEACLKSVLGSVGIVTAFNPYIGYEKSASIAKEALQTGKAVGDICLERGYLSKEEIDKILEPKNMLNPSMVK comes from the coding sequence ATGGCAACCAGAAAAGAACATGATTTTATTGGCGAGTTGGAAATTTCTGACAATTTTTACTATGGTATCCAAACATTTAGGGCTACTGAGAACTTCCACATGAGTGGTAGAATATTAAAAGAGTATCCATACTTTGTAAAGGCATTTGCACAGATCAAAAAAGCTGCTGCGCTTGCAAATAAAGAGGTTGGCGTTTTAGATCCAAAGATAGCTGATGCTTTAGCAAAAGCTGCTGATAGAGTAATAGCTGGTGAGTTTTTAGATCAATTTGTCGTTGATATGGTTCAAGGTGGTGCTGGAACAAGTACAAATATGAACTCAAACGAGGTTATCACAAACATCGCACTTGAGAGCCTTGGTCATAAAAAAGGCGAGTATCAATACATCCATCCAAACGATCACACAAACCTTGGACAAAGCACAAATGACACTTATCCAAGCTCTATTAAAGTAGCAACTTATGCAAAGCTTACTGACTTGCTTGCTGCTATGAATTTACTAAAAGATGAGCTTGAGAAAAAAGCAAAAGAATTTAAAGATATCATTAAAATGGGTAGAACAGAGCTTGAAGATGCCGTCCCTACAACACTTGGCAACACTTTTAACGCATTTGCAAGCTATATCAAAAGTGACATTGAAAAGATCACAGCTGCTAGAGAGTCAATGACACATCTAAACATGGGCGCAACTGCGATAGGTACAGGCATCAACTGCCACCCAGAGTATAAAAATGTAGTTGTTAAAAAACTAAAAGAGATCACTGGAGTTGATTTTAAAAAGGCTGATGACTTCATCGCTGCTACACAAGATACTGCAGACTTTGTGCATGTAAGTGGTGCGCTTAAAACCGCAGCTGTTAGACTTTCAAAAATTGCAAACGACCTAAGACTAATGAACTCAGGTCCAAGATGCGGTCTTGGCGAGATAAATTTACCTCAAATGCAACCAGGCAGCTCAATCATGCCAGGTAAGGTAAATCCAGTTATCGCTGAGGTTGTAGGTGAAGCGTGCTATGAAGTAATCGGCAACGATGTAACTATTATGCTTTGCTCTGAAAGAGGCGAATTTGAGCTAAATGCGTTTGAGCCAGGCATCGCTTATGCACTATTTAACTCTATATTTATCCTTGAAAATGCTATGAAAACACTAGCTGAAAAAGCTATCAAAAAACTTACAGCAAACCCTGAGGCTTGCCTAAAATCAGTTCTTGGCTCAGTTGGTATCGTAACAGCATTTAACCCATATATCGGTTACGAAAAATCAGCAAGTATCGCTAAAGAAGCCCTTCAAACAGGTAAAGCAGTTGGCGATATCTGCCTAGAGAGAGGCTATCTAAGCAAAGAAGAGATAGATAAGATTTTAGAGCCTAAAAATATGCTAAATCCGAGCATGGTTAAGTAA